The Lytechinus pictus isolate F3 Inbred chromosome 5, Lp3.0, whole genome shotgun sequence DNA segment atcagaattactggtattactggtcttgaccagttcaatttcaaacaatgaattactttagaccagttgactatatcagaggaatatatcttgctttgatcttaatcataattaaaggaaaaaattattttaatgataatgttaatacttgataattatgataattaataataataattacaatatcgataacaatgataacagtaataagaatgataacaataatcataataataataattatgataattataagaaaaatgatgataacaatgataacgaaTCATAATgactttctctgaattgcaagattaattttccataattcgtcaaatgatctgacttgaaataaagtcattatttattggaccagtaacaccagtttgatgaaaaacaatttaactggtattactactttgcttcaactggaatgcaattgtttgaactggtctccagttgatttttactggtccagatAAAAttcaactggtccagtaaacttatactggaaaccagtaaaaatctactggaaaccatttattggaccagaaacaccagtttgatgaaaaacaatttaactggtattactaattgcttcaactggaatgcaattgttggaactggtctccagttgatttttactggtccagttaaaaatcaactggcccagtaaaaatatactggaaaccagtaaaattctactggaaaccagtaaaaaaatttactggtcttactggtttttccttctgggtatatattgacttgaaaacgggaggttttcgAACAACAGGTTTATATctctttaaacagacaatgcgagcaccaggaacaatgaagacatggaccctgagcaaattatgtttcataaagttatgataaaaatgtttcctatgtaatataacataacatgattataatacaatatacaattataatgaataataatttcttatttGCCACTACgttcctcttcctttctccctctttttctccttttccccgttttttttttttttttttggtcatgccccccccgtagttacgccactgaaggTACCCCAGAAAAGGAAGAACTAGAATGAATCCAGAGACTAGACATGAGCGCATTTGTTTCTGTATTTTGTATGATGACGCAACAACACCATACCGGTATTTATTGTATAATGCAGGTTGACGGTCGATCAAGGATGAAAGATGTCAAAATTCGATGATATATTTAGCTCATTTTTTGGTTCGGGATTTCATCCTGGAGGTGACAGgtgagaaaaataataatcatgagtTTTATGTGAGGTTAGAGAATTTGTGCAGTGTTACCATACAAATTGTATTACAATAATTATTGCCTTAATTTAGCCACTTAAACTGCTTAACtgataaggttttttttttatcagtccCATGTACTGACCTCCGTGTAATTCAAATACTGTATAGTCTCGTATTATATTGTATTTGGCTTTGCCTTTGGTGACTTCTTTCAgcactctactactactagtctGTTCCTCATCTTTTCTTGCTCTTGACGTTGCTGCCTGTAAAACTGCGACAACATCAATTTttggcctaaagagggcgcgcgatttatattcaaatcaaagaCACAACAAGGGAAAGACTGGGCACCTAAACTATATACAGTCTACACAACagtattttacacgcaaatcaACGCAAAGCATTTAACGTTAGAGTAAAGTGGTATTGGTGGTATGGTGGTATTCAAACACACAAGTTGACATAACAATCTGTTTTCAAGGAAGGAGTCAGAACAGTTAGTAGTTACACCACATGCTGTCAAATCGGATAAGATATTTAAGATGATTTACAAAGAAAATGACTGTTTTTTCCTATCCCTTTTCAGAGAGGATCCGTACACTGAGGACGGCGATCAGACTCCTTTCCGTGGATTTTTTTCATCCCCTTGGAGCTTCCACAACGGACCATCACACgacatggatgatgatgatgaagggcAGTCTGGGGGACAAGGACCATTCCCAGGGGGTGGTGGTTTCTTCTCATTCAACAATGAGATGAATGACATGTTCAGACTCTTCGATGATATGTTCAAGAGCTTTGGTATCACAGATTTTCCTCCTCTAGGTAAGGATGACGGTGACTTTCATGGTTTTTATAGTCACTTGGCctacaagcagttggtctactttTCAGATAGTCTATTAACAAATGGTTATTGGTTAGCTTTATCTTCCCTTGGTCTACAAGAAGTTGGTCTACTTTTCAGATAGTCtaatagataccacatgggccATAAACTAGTGTTAGATTAGGTGGATAGTAGACAAAATGTGTATAGGCTATAAactaaattagaaaaaaaatggttaatGGGGTAAaaggcaattagaccaaatgcttcatagacgaactggttgtagatcAGTCGGCAATATATCTCTTTTGGACGAGAGGACCTTATtctttttgggtgataaccttttttttttgcttgttaaatttatatttgtcgaaatgaccttacatttggggtgattgtcaaattttccagcccctagTCCCCccacctttggggagagatttccgcccttgcatGAACATAGAAGTGCTTCCAGACCTCTATCCAGCATGGAGCCCTGCCCTCAGTTCATTAATGCTTTCAAGGCCTGAGTCTTTCTTTCAAACATTGATATACGTGGCCCGACTTATGAAATCACTTTCTATGTACTAATTGGATTTATATAACACCGTGTCCAGAGGATACAGTGCTGATTACAAGACAAAAAGCTAGTTAAGATTCACCATTCAGGTGGGTTTTCAGATACATTTTGAACAGGTCAAATGAGGTATTTTTTCTGTTAAGTCGGCGGGAGTTTGTTCCAAGGACATGGGGCAAGAGATTGAAAAGGATTGAAACCAGCCTATTTTCTGAATCTGGGAATGTCATTGGAATGAGCAGGTGTAGAATGAAGAGAGTAGACCTATGTTGTTTTGCTCTGTTGCTGAAAAAGTGTTGAGATAAATTTGAAATGTCGTTTGTCTGTCTTTAAGATGTTCCCAGGGTACCTCCACTAGCCTCTGTCCAACCCGAGATGAAATCCCCAAGAGATCACATGCTGAAAGAGCCAGATTCTACAGACAGTCCAGAACCGGGTTCAGTCAAGCCTAATACTGCTACCAAAGAACCACTCTCATGGGTACGAACAaagattgattttattgaaataacgCAACAGTCACACCAttgcatatattttttcttttttgtcttcatATTGCTCAAACTTGGGtaggaaatgatttttattttcttaatgctatttttttctttctcattagggcaatttattttgattttgggGCTCTTTCTTATTTGAAGAACTACTTTAATTTTTTGCAAAACAAGCAAAATGTGAATGCAATTGTCTTCATCAGGTGCGTATTGCTTCATATTGTTCAAACccaggtgtacatgtatataaatgaaagctttgtaaaatttcaaagaaaatatacaaataaatctCCACATTGAGCACCTTTTTAAGAATTGTATATGAGAGGTATGTTTGGCATAGTTATAACACTCCTGGCGCATACCCAAAGgtgttttcattgttttcaatGGTAACAAGTGTAGTTGATTACTCTAATGCAGAGGAAAAGAATATGTCATGTGGATCCTTGTTAATGAACCTTCCTCATCTCTAGTTCATGACCAGTCAATAGTatgcaaataatgaatgttcatgagtgcaatggatagaatacttcatgaggtgaaggatgaaatgataaaaattgattctttttcatatgaaaattatgaatttcgatgcaaaatatgGTTATGCAGTGCGAGCTCGGTCTGCTGATATTCGCGTACATACAACATGCACGCTTCAAACACGAGTGGTTTTGTGGTGCCTGCTATTTCGGTGCgtgcgtgcaatggacaaaatcgtatggatccgaaattgcacgatgaatggatccaaaattgcacggttgatgacgtcattgtaaaatgggctgaatgatcaatatcaaacaaccaatcaaatgacaaggatctatctaggtggcATATAAATCTCATTATTACCATTCATTTGCATTCTCCACTTGACAGAACAATAACCATAATAACAATATGAaatcaatacatgtacaaactattatacaaattattaaaCATATTTACTTACAAAGGTTATTGTATAATATTCTAGTGTACAGTACATTTTCTACCATATAATGACTAAATAACAATGTTATCATACCTGTAACTTTCTTTTATCTTGGACTTTGATTTCACAGTTTGATGAGCTGAGAAAAGGAAAGACTATCTTCTCTGTTCCTCCTGATGATAAAATCTCTCCCTCGACTTCAGAAAAGAAAGATTCAGGTGAGAACATTGCATACAAGAATGTTGGTCTCTACTATCGATCTACTTGGTCAGTCATCCAGAGCTGTCAGCTGTTGCAAATGATACAAAAGCAtatctaaaata contains these protein-coding regions:
- the LOC129262317 gene encoding uncharacterized protein LOC129262317, with amino-acid sequence MSKFDDIFSSFFGSGFHPGGDREDPYTEDGDQTPFRGFFSSPWSFHNGPSHDMDDDDEGQSGGQGPFPGGGGFFSFNNEMNDMFRLFDDMFKSFGITDFPPLDVPRVPPLASVQPEMKSPRDHMLKEPDSTDSPEPGSVKPNTATKEPLSWFDELRKGKTIFSVPPDDKISPSTSEKKDSDLDDVIKQGEMERIFGGRSSRNPSNDQRQSSYSRSISIQTIRKPDGTFETRRTERDGQGNVTTTVTSGSDDAPPSGRIDPRNAEPWGMHPCRPSIFWPFTKRNPGNDRFESKGSRIGGGPDPWRPGTPWQGSRRYPGPVRQETEMDNSVYKKFFGSWFKH